A window of Candidatus Aminicenantes bacterium contains these coding sequences:
- a CDS encoding GWxTD domain-containing protein — MSARYSACLAGMILAGGMLLGGCGGNRPAPVVEPQTDEFYQVARPIMTSQESRIYRNLASPQLRKRFIEYFWEIRDPNPLTEDNEFRMEMLRRFEHVQRYFQEGQRPGWRTDRGRFFMILGPPDEVDRNVQTTDPRLQGRVIDWYYGFSGATGTTYSGGGFRLRFVDERGFGIFRMDERYMPLRVMDILEELKFNMIVKRGQDSPFPEAIDFQVDFNPAAGEVTVSFGPKRVAFERREDRILVHLHVAVMVINEKEKIDKFTRDWKEEFNAEAVLKEDFRFNIPVAVRLDPGKSTLDVVVTDLMSGRKSRRMTSVKAGKR, encoded by the coding sequence ATGAGCGCACGCTATTCCGCCTGCCTGGCGGGCATGATCCTGGCCGGAGGCATGCTGCTTGGCGGCTGTGGCGGCAATCGACCCGCGCCGGTAGTGGAGCCGCAAACGGACGAGTTTTACCAGGTGGCCAGGCCGATCATGACGTCCCAGGAAAGCCGCATCTACCGCAACCTGGCTTCGCCGCAGCTACGAAAACGTTTTATCGAATATTTCTGGGAGATCCGGGACCCCAACCCCCTTACTGAAGACAACGAATTCCGCATGGAAATGCTGCGCCGCTTTGAACACGTGCAGCGCTATTTCCAGGAAGGGCAGCGCCCCGGCTGGCGCACCGACCGCGGCCGTTTTTTCATGATACTGGGTCCGCCGGATGAAGTGGACCGAAATGTCCAGACCACGGATCCGCGCCTGCAGGGCAGGGTCATCGATTGGTACTACGGCTTTTCGGGTGCAACCGGCACCACTTACAGCGGCGGCGGCTTTCGCCTGCGCTTCGTGGATGAACGGGGTTTCGGCATCTTCCGCATGGACGAAAGATACATGCCCCTGCGGGTAATGGATATCCTCGAGGAACTTAAATTCAACATGATCGTGAAGCGCGGACAGGATTCCCCGTTCCCGGAGGCGATCGACTTCCAGGTGGATTTCAATCCCGCCGCCGGCGAGGTAACGGTCTCTTTCGGTCCCAAACGGGTCGCGTTTGAACGAAGAGAAGATCGCATCCTGGTCCACCTTCACGTGGCCGTGATGGTGATCAATGAAAAGGAAAAGATAGACAAATTCACCCGCGACTGGAAAGAGGAGTTTAATGCGGAGGCCGTGTTGAAAGAGGATTTTCGCTTCAATATCCCCGTGGCCGTGCGCCTGGATCCCGGCAAATCCACCCTGGACGTGGTGGTGACCGACCTGATGTCCGGACGCAAGTCGCGCCGCATGACAAGCGTAAAGGCAGGAAAAAGGTGA